In Daphnia pulicaria isolate SC F1-1A chromosome 9, SC_F0-13Bv2, whole genome shotgun sequence, a single genomic region encodes these proteins:
- the LOC124313386 gene encoding putative eggshell protein — translation MAKFATALVFVALAAFAMADGPYSYERPYESYGEKKGYDASPDSYHKKDSYGYGASHDDYGYNKKPSHYEAVPYYSGKKDYYTSPYDYNKKDSYGYDAPFPVTYYKPSTGYESPSYGYSKYEKPKSYGGYSPSY, via the exons ATGGCCAAATTCGCT ACCGCTTTAGTTTTCGTCGCTCTCGCAGCCTTCGCCATGGCTGATGGCCCATATTCCTATGAACGTCCCTACGAGTCCtacggagagaaaaaaggatacGATGCTTCCCCTGACTCCTACCACAAGAAAGATAGCTACGGTTATGGTGCCTCCCACGATGACTACGGATACAACAAGAAGCCAAGCCACTACGAGGCCGTCCCTTACTATTCCGGCAAAAAAGATTACTACACTTCCCCTTACGACTACAACAAGAAAGATAGCTACGGTTATGATGCCCCCTTCCCAGTCACCTATTACAAGCCCAGCACCGGCTATGAATCCCCCTCATACGGTTACAGCAAATACGAGAAACCCAAGTCTTACGGCGGCTACTCACCAAGCTATTAA